In Elaeis guineensis isolate ETL-2024a chromosome 1, EG11, whole genome shotgun sequence, a genomic segment contains:
- the LOC105038804 gene encoding nuclear transcription factor Y subunit C-1 → MDNQQPHSFPQAPFQHLLQQQHQQLQMFWNYQRQEIEHATDFKNHQLPLARIKKIMKADEDVRMISAEAPILFAKACELFILELTIRSWLHAEENKRRTLQKNDIAAAITRTDIFDFLVDIVPRDEIKEEGLGLVAGGSGGAAAPGVPYYYPPMGQAGSGVMMGQPAVAGIDPSMYMHRPAQAWQPMWQQGMAEDGSYGGEGQGLDGQAYVAHPPPPPPPPPGP, encoded by the coding sequence CGTTTCCACAAGCTCCCTTCCAGCACCTCCTCCAGCAGCAGCACCAGCAGCTCCAGATGTTCTGGAACTACCAGCGCCAGGAGATCGAGCACGCGACCGACTTCAAGAACCACCAGCTCCCCCTCGCCCGCATCAAAAAGATCATGAAAGCCGATGAAGATGTCAGAATGATATCGGCCGAGGCTCCCATCCTCTTTGCCAAGGCCTGCGAGCTCTTCATTCTTGAGCTCACCATCCGGTCTTGGCTCCACGCCGAGGAGAACAAGCGTCGGACCCTGCAGAAGAATGACATTGCCGCGGCGATCACAAGGACCGATATATTCGACTTCCTTGTGGACATTGTTCCAAGAGATGAGATCAAGGAGGAAGGGCTGGGACTGGTGGCAGGTGGCAGTGGTGGTGCTGCTGCTCCTGGGGTGCCATACTACTATCCTCCAATGGGGCAGGCTGGGTCAGGTGTGATGATGGGCCAGCCAGCGGTGGCTGGGATCGATCCATCGATGTACATGCATCGCCCGGCGCAGGCTTGGCAGCCGATGTGGCAGCAGGGGATGGCGGAGGATGGGTCGTATGGTGGCGAGGGGCAGGGTTTGGATGGGCAGGCCTATGTTGCccatccccctccccctcccccaccTCCGCCCGGTCCTTAG